The Toxorhynchites rutilus septentrionalis strain SRP chromosome 3, ASM2978413v1, whole genome shotgun sequence genome includes a region encoding these proteins:
- the LOC129772905 gene encoding uncharacterized protein LOC129772905 has protein sequence MSTNYKRKNNRQSWTAQQLEQAIKAVKSGSPVKTAARSYAIPRSTLIRHLTSPTVSTWLGPLDSVFNSQQEEELVQHLLDLEKGWLEKLGNFLKRNPKLSFRKPPATCAARARGFNTPAVSAFYDLLEEALKDHKLTPDRVLNVDETSVPPKKSKVAALKGKKQVGGITSAERGETATAVMCMSATGQHLPPFFIFLRIRMHEALKKGASRGSKFACNASGYMTVEIFNEWFDHFLEHVKPSEDSPALLIIDGHSSHTKNLAFTEKARANFVKVLVLPPHTSNKLQPLDVSFIAPFKTYYAQEVERFLQQNPGKVVSQYNVAELMKPAFIKAATTEIAENGFEKTGIWPFDRNIFSDDDSATVTDQPDPEILSEEETSIAS, from the exons ATGTCTACAAATTACAAGCGCAAGAATAACCGGCAGTCGTGGACCGCTCAGCAGTTAGAACAAGCCATTAAGGCTGTAAAAAGTGGATCGCCGGTGAAGACAGCAGCAAGAAGTTACGCAATTCCAAGATCCACACTGATTCGCCACCTCACAAGTCCAACTGTATCAACTTGGCTAGGACCTCTTGATTCTGTATTCAATTCTCAACAAGAAGAGGAGCTGGTACAACATCTGTTGGATTTGGAAAAGGG ATGGCTGGAAAAGCTTGGCAATTTTCTGAAACGAAATCCCAAATTGTCGTTCCGTAAACCTCCAGCTACCTGTGCCGCCCGAGCCAGAGGCTTCAATACGCCAGCAGTATCTGCGTTTTACGATTTGCTGGAAGAAGCGCTGAAAGATCACAAATTGACGCCAGATCGTGTTTTGAACGTCGATGAGACTAGT GTTCCTCCGAAGAAGTCTAAGGTAGCGGCATTGAAAGGCAAAAAACAGGTTGGTGGTATTACATCTGCGGAACGCGGAGAAACAGCTACGGCAGTAATGTGCATGTCCGCAACCGGACAGCACCTTCCGCCGTTCTTCATTTTTCTTCGCATACGGATGCACGAAGCTTTGAAGAAAGGGGCCTCACGTGGAAGCAAATTTGCCTGTAATGCATCGGGTTACATGACGGTCGAAATATTCAATGAGTGGTTCGATCACTTTTTGGAGCATGTAAAACCTTCTGAAGACAGTCCTGCCTTGCTCATAATTGATGGCCACTCGTCGCACACGAAGAACCTAGCTTTTACCGAGAAAGCTAGAGCTAACTTTGTTAAGGTTCTAGTTTTACCACCTCACACTAGCAACAAACTTCAACCGCTTGATGTATCCTTTATAGCACCTTTCAAGACGTACTACGCACAGGAAGTAGAGCGTTTCCTACAACAGAATCCAGGTAAAGTCGTCAGCCAATATAACGTTGCCGAGCTCATGAAACCTGCATTCATCAAGGCGGCTACTACGGAAATTGCTGAGAATGggttcgaaaaaacaggaaTTTGGCCATTTGATCGCAATATTTTTTCCGATGATGACTCTGCCACGGTGACTGATCAACCCGATCCTGAAATTCTTAGTGAAGAAGAGACTTCAATTGCATCTTGA